cctaattccaggcccagtgcactaGCTCCTGTACCCACTTACCTTCCCTCtagtgccttaaagtttgcaaagcactttatatatgaaAATCACTGCAAGGTACCATTTCTGGGGGCAATGCCCTGGCAAGGGGATGGAGAAATCAATCTCCTAGGGATCTTAAAAAGATGGCCTCAGTATGTCGATAGCTTTATGGTTTTATATGTAAGGGTACATCTGCCATTAGCACAGATCTCAACCCATCTGCACCACACTCATTCTGTCTAGATCATGCCACAGTTCTCCTGAAGATCCTCAAGATATGATCTACTCGTGTTCTAAGAAGTATTTtggtcttttaatatttcatgggcACCAGAACAGCTTCAATTATTTATTATAACTTATACTCCCTCCAGCTCATTTCCTTTTTGCATCATATATTTTTTTGAATGAAACACATACCATAATTGGTATCATAGTGTGCCATTGCCTTGTGGGTgaactaaaatttcttttttgttttttatcagataatttgatttttccctctctcactgTTCATAttcctttccctcactttctAGAATTCCTTTGTTTTATCTTCCtatattagaatgcaaactccttgagtgcCTGGATTACTTGCTTATTTGAATCTTTGTCTtcaatacttagcatagtgcttggcagaCATATaggaagtactttataaatgttttatccactttctttctttgtcttttttgtttctttctcttcttccttccttcctctctccctccctcccttctttccatccttcctttctttcttccttctttcttcccttcctctccctctattTAGATATCTAGATGATACAATTGACTAAGAAATGTGGTGCTCTTAGGATGTTATATTTTAAGTCGTAAGGGACCTTCAAAACCATCTATTTTCAATCCAAGattttacaggtgacaaaatTTATGACCTTGTTGGCTAGGTGACTTTTCAAATTTCTTAAAGGTAATAAGTATTGAGAGGTagactttgaacccaggccctgtgATTCCAGAGCAAGGCTCTTTTCATCATACGATTTTGCCTCCTGTACTGATACAGTCATTGTTTTTGGTGGGAAAAAAGTGAACAAGAGATAAccttaaagtttttttaatgtttccctAATAAGACAATACCAATGGCATATGTTAAGATCATAAAGTATTCCTTGATAATattcaaacaaagaaacaactAGTGACCACGATGACCTTTTGAATATCAATGccaagagaggcataaaatagCAGAATCCTCATTATTCTTGGAGATTGTCCTATATAGAGTCTAAATAAACATAAGAAGTATTCCTTACAAATTATAAGGTTGTATAGATGTTTCCATTCTGACATTCTATTTGTAATAAGCCTCAAAATACCATATGGTAATCTCAATTAGATCACAAACTAAATggttgagttaaaaaaaaaagaaataaaaggggaaactcagtaatatttcaagaaaatatatttaatcagCTGAACATAATTGTGAAGCCAGAAGTATGCCTAAGGGAGAGTGGGGAAGACTGATGGAAATTAGAGGGAAAGTAAAACAGAAAGATGATTACAACCTGATGCAGAGAGAAACAGATCAAAGAAGGAGACATACCTGAATAATACTGGACAGCTTATGACatataaggaagaaaagagaacatataagtagaaagaaactaaggaaattTGCCACTATGTcaaagagacaggaagagagagagagagacagagagagagagagagagagagagagacagagagagacagagaaagcaaaCAATGGTAAATGAAAAGCAAGGTATGTGTTCCTTTCCAAATCGGCTCAAACATTGCGTACTTGAAAGGTTGCTTTTGAGGCCAATTTAATCTTGTGAGTTTGATTTTTgatttctggagaaaaaaaatcccgGAACTACTGAAATAGCTTCTTAATTGAGCTTCCCtgctcaaatctctccccactccaacccttCCTCCACAGAGCagccaaaagtgattttcctaaagcgtaGTCCTAATCATGTCACTACTctgttcaataaattccagtgattccCTGTTATTACAAGGATCTAATACAAAGTCctgtatttggcatttaaaacccttcacaagaGTCCAACCTGCTTTCCACTCTTATTATGTATTATTCTCTTTCATTGTACAATCCTACCAAACTGGTTTTCTTGTTATTCCTCACAAAAACATTCCCTAACATTTATCTACCTCTTTGCATAAAGTATCTCTCATACCTAGAATGCATCACTCCGTCCTCTCATCTTAGAATCTTTGGTTGACTTCAAagtttggctaaaatgacaacTTTTATACACATCTTTTCCTAATTTATgtagcttttaaaatccttcaattATCttacatattttgtatgtattttgtatattcatacacacacctataggtgtgtgtgtgtgtgtgtgtgtgtgcccatttGTTTCCctgctagaatataagctccttgggggcaggcaggactgtttaatttttctttttgctagcattgtgcctggttcatagcatgtgcttaatatatacttattgattcatagttttcttccttcctcccttcttccttcctctcttccttcatgtAAGTTGAAAGTCAGTTCTTTGCACCAAAGGAGGCCCTATAAACACAAGCAACACACAATTCCtgtgagggaaaaagagaaaacccaCAGATACATCAGGCAGGAGAGATTTGGGAGCCAAAAAGCTAACCATTATCATGGGGACCAGTTCCCTACCAATTTCCTGGAACTTGTTTCAGGAATTGCAAACCAAGTTCATAAAGGTATGAATATTGTTGAAACTGTCAGGAACCCAGGTGTAGTACTACTGACTTATGAAAATGCatacccttcccctctcttccaggAGGAAATCTAGAGCCAGCCTATTTTTGTAAGACCATGGTCTTGGGGCATGGATCTCAGTATTAAGGTCACTGAGCCTATGGTTTCATCAAACAAGTCCTTGCAAAAATGCATTCAGTAATGCTATATTGCACTGGGGCTGCCTGCACTCAATTATTCACTGCCTTGTTGTgctaaataaaattcttttatctttcttttcctgaGTTTGCCTCAGGGTGAGTCCCAAAtcaagatatttttgttttttttaacaatttgatCACTTGTACTTATATGGCTATCACTGGGTGAGTGCTCTGTCCAATTCCACAGCTAGCCCTCAGACCTTTGTCCAATCATATGTAGGAGTGGACTCTCCCAGCAGTCAGTCAGCTGTTAACTCATCAGAGAATTAAACTCCCCCAACTCAGGAAGGATAAGGAGAAATAGGTCCCCAACCTGAAAATTGATTCTTATTTGTGTGTCAAGAAAAGGAGTGTCACTGTGGGGAAAGGACAGGGCAGAGGTGAATACTGGTCTTGCCCAACACTAGGTTGCCAAAGAAAGAAAGGTCAAGGGGATCCTGCTATCATAATGGGATTGGCACAGAGTAAACCTCCCACCTACTTTGTATTAGGCAAGCTGTTAAAAGCTTGGAACAAGGGAAAACTGCCAGTTTCACTGAGAATGTTCAAAACTCAAGCATTAGAGTTCAGTTTTGACTGGACTCAGTACTTAGATAATCATGGGGAACAAATTTGCCCAGATGAATACAGAGCCTTTGGTTATTGTCAGTTGTGCATGCTAAAAATCGGAGTTGAACATCTAGAGCCTAAGCAAATGGATTGTAGGTATTGTTGGGCAGAACTTTCGAACCAAGACTATCATTACTATATCCGATGGAGGCACTAGTCCATACTGTACAACCCCCATATAATCCTTATTTCTCAGAAACAAAGCACATGGCACTGTTAAGAACTACTTTTGTAAgggataattagaaaaaaaggaacttAAGAGAAGGCGAGAGGCAAGAAAATAGAGAAGAGACAAAGGTCCAGagagatttatttaaaaaaagtggttggggtgggggatgacCCTGGTGTGTTTTACTGTAAAAGGGAGGAGTGCTTTAAAAGAGTTTGCAAGAAACATTGAGGCCTCCAACAAAGGGCGACAACCTCCAGATTATCAACAAGGGCCCCTATGAAGAACCAGCTGAATATAAAGTACATTCCCCCAACATTGCCTCtaaaccttccccaccccctaatACTTCTGTCTGTGCCATGGGATCAGAACCACTGCCAGCCAGTTGAAATATCTTTCAAGTATggaattattttaagaaatcaggGCTCAATGGAACAGACAAATAGTATTTGGCATTATGGCAATATGTTTAGAAACAATTATTTAATTTGttaagattaaattttaaaggcATAATTGGATCAAAATTACTCATATTTGACTTGAATGCAATCAGTATAGAATTTCAAAGGGTTATGAAATGAATGATTTTCTATATAAGGTATTGTGGCAATTCAAGTGAATTGCTGTCATCTGACTGGCAAtaagttttgtttcatgttttaaatatatgatattgTATATACTAttgtgtatttctatatatttcttaTATTGTGAGTTTTGGGAAATGACTTTATCAGAAATGCTCTTAACTTCAAAAATGATACCCAGTGAATTGTATCATTAGAAAAGTAACTTCTCTTGTTATCTAGATGCCGTTAAATTGTGAATTGAGCTGTTCAAAATGTGGtgaaaatgtttgaaaactgttaaatattCAATTGTgtatattttgatttaaaatggaaaattataaTAACTTACCGTTTGGGAGAAAAGGTAGCAAAGAACTCTCAAGGTGTCCGTATTGGTAAAGTTTTCGGAACTTCCTATTTGGGCAGGGTCATGAGATCCTGTCAGCCCCGAAGTTTGAAAAACTAGGACCACTGCCGGCCAAAtggaggagggatggggggaTTTACAAGTTTGTTTATACCAAAGACTGAGTTTTATCTGAGATTATTTGACCATCACTTATTGAGTAGTATGTACTCAAGTTACACCTTTGAGTGAACTTAGTAACAAGAGATTTTAGattcaaacattttatttttgcattaggGTTATTGAAGTTGGCATTTTTCCAGGTTTTGAGTGAATTATCATGCATTTACTATATGTATGAAACTCCAGATTGTGATTATTCTTAATTTTGAAATGGCAGATGAATGAGGTATCCCTAAATGTGCTCATTGTTAACTATCATTGCAACATGAGAAAGATAACAATAATATTCTAgccctaagctgtgattagtgaaaaTCTGCTATTTTAGGTAAATTAATCTCTTGGGACTATAATATATTCTTATGAGTTTTAATTTCAGGTATGATTGTCCAAATTGTCATTAAGCCAATAGTTCACCATTCAAGAAAATGTAATGTACTGCCCAAAGGGAGTACAGTTTGGAATCTGCTACATGTGGATTCTGTGCCTGGGAAAGTTGAGGGGAAGACCTTGAATAGGCAAAGGTTAAATCCTCTTCACTGAGtttttttattgttctattttctttctgAAGAGGAAAAATTTCCCACATGGTTAATTCTGAGTATGGCTATGATACCTTCTGAATAATGTAGAACTTAGCTGTATGATTGGCTATCACCTATGCCTCTTACTTGGAATCaaacagataagggaatttcCCCCTTTTATGACTTATGTTATGTCATTCTGTGCCCTTGAAGTGAGTCTTGATATTTTCATAACcatatcctttccttttcctttcatagcaaatttatacaATCAGGGTGGGTGAACggtggaagcttttttttttgtttttgccatacTAAATCTGTTAATAAATACCAAAACATCTGAGTCACTACAATAAGATGCAAGTATAAAAGATTTTTACCATTTCTAATCTGAATTTGTGATCAGCTCCATATACTAGGAAAATGAGTTCTTAGGTTTATCATCCCCTTGCTAATagttatatattcatgtataggATTAGGTCCTCaaagtatctcattctttcaggatGATATAAGGATTATATATCCTCAAAAGAGAGGTACAGGATAAAGAtgtaagaggtttttttttaaatttaatggagTACTAACATTTGAGAAagcaataagattaaactgtttgaAATCTaatgaatagatatagatagctagctagatagctagctagatagatagatatagctatagatatagataatatagatatatGGCTGGCTTCCAAATATTTCTAATGGGAAATATGGGATTTGAGTATATTTTAGTAATAAGTTTTAAAATTGGATTAAggtttttacatataaaattgcattgattgtaaagaaattttaaattcatCTTCCTTCTATTTTAAAGTCTCTGACTGATAATATTAAAGGAGAGGATAATTCATTTTCCAAGTCAGGCCTTCATGGATTCCTTTAAGATTCTTTCTTCAGCCTATTGATGGCATTGTCCATATCAAATACAGTCTgagtaaagatagaaagaacaagtgatacataaaaaaaaaaaaatctgaagcttcAGGTCAATTATGGGTTCTTAATTTGGTGTTCTTGTTACAGTTCTGTTGCTTTGGATTATATCCATAAGTTCTGAACTGGATTGGTTTTTACCATAAGAACTAATTACTGGAAGTCCAATCTGATTAGATTTTGTTACCTTCTACTAAATTATACTATAAGTCTTATCACTAGCAGGCTTTACCAGAATTAACTAGTGTATCTTCACAAGTGACCTGGAACATGGAGATGGTTGAGGAAATGTTTCTACAAAACTGCCCTCATCCATATATACAAAATTGTTTGAGAGATGCACAGGAGGTACTTGCTAGACTCTTGAAGATTATCGATGCTACCAATTGACTTTATACCCAAAAAGCTACAGCTATATTGGGTTTATTTGCCCTACTATAATTTTGCTTGTTTCATTAGTTCTCAGTGTGTTATGGGCTTGTTACCTATTTTATGATCTGATATCATTTCTACTTGGATTGATACTGATTTGGGAGCTGAGACCCTTATACTAAAGTTCACTGGTCATAGTTTACCCATGGTGGTTATGCAGAGGTCCACTAGGTGGTCTCTAGTCACCTTTCTCATCAACAGTTTAATTCTTTGAGGAAGAAATGGGTGGGGGAAATAAGCAAACCTATCATTTGAATACCTGAAGGTTGACTTTACTTAACTGCCAAAGTCTATAAGCTATATATATGTTTGGTGTGCAGAGACTAACTGAGCCATTGAGCAGAGGCTTTTCCATATCCTGCTAACCAGTCTTACCGGCATCAATGTTGCTGAGCAGATGACCTGGATATACCACTTCCATGTGAAGCCGGCTCACTGACCTCAGCCCTGCAGAGGACACAACCCCTCATCATTCCCTAGCCCCAGAAAAGCTAAAAAGAGACCCCCAAACCCATCAGTGGTCCTTGGCCACCTGTTTGTTTGACTCTGATAATTATGACCGAATTTCCTCACTTGCTATCTATGATGAATTTGTTGTTTTATGCCCTGCTTTCCACTCTTGGAATTGGGAGAACAGAAGAGCCCAGTACTTATGTGCATTTGATCCAACATGAAGCCATGCTTTAACTGGAGCAAGTGCTGGATATATGCACATACCCCTTTGTCCTTGGGGGAAGGGATGCCTCCGGTGGGCATGAGGATAGACATCTAGGACCTTCatgattattatttttcaatCAATAAGGCAAACTTAGATGTAACACCAAATTGTACTGCCATGGGTTGGAAGAACACTTTATTCACTTTTAATTGGGAAAAGATTACTAACCTCTCACAATCctacccccctccccttcccctgagCTTGTGACATATTTTCAGGTCGCCAGTTATGAGCAAAACAGGACATAAGGTCAGCAAATAGGATGGCAAATGGGATGTAATTATACCCTATGCCTGAAACAAAATATGACCATTCAGGACTGAAAGGGCCTTCTAAGAATTTTTCTTAAGCTAAGAGGCCTCACACTAGAGTGGGTTTTTTAGGACATCCTCTTAGATAACACAAACAAGGGTCTTTAATCAAAGAAATGCAGTTTGAAACACTATGTAGCACTAAAGTACTGGAGTGCCTGGGAGGGGCAGAAGGGGCAGGGTTTAAATGCCTTTCAACAGGGAGAGAAGGCACAGCTTCACAAAGATGTTAACCATGTCCTTTTTCAAAATAGTGGAAAGTCCATAAAGAAGGCTGAGGAAGCTCAGGGAGTGGTGAAATCTGGTCAGAATAGCAAGGTGCGGATGCAGCAACAGAGAAACCACAAGCCTGCTCTGACCATGGGGTCAGGGTCAGGGAGCCCCTCCGATAACTGTATTCAACATTCCCCCCTTTTGGTCAATATGAGTTCTGTCACTGACTAAGCGAGGCATTGAGTAGTTAGTGTTTAGTCACCTTGGTCCAGCAGGCAGAGGATAACATAAGATAATACCTAAAGAGGAATGAGCAACTGGGAAGACGTTGGCAGACCATGAGTAGATGATCTGGAAGGGAACAAAGGCTGAGACTCAGGCTAAAGTAACATTTGTCAGGGAGAAGCCTTCACAATGAACTCACCATGGAGGATGGGCAGTGAGACTGCAAATGGAAATGTTAAGGGGCCAGGGAGAAGTAATGGTGTGGCAAAAGCcacaaatgaaatgacaaaaTCTTGAAGGAACTTTGCTGAGGGTAGGGTACCAAGAGGTTTTGCTCGGGGAAGGAGACATTAAACAAAGAGAGAAATTAGAGGTCAAAATGTAGACTGAGGCGAAACCCAAAGAACCCTCGCATTTTCGTTGCCGTGGAGTATCCTCCCGTAATCTCCTTTACAAATGGGCTCTGTGGCCTAGCGCCCCCTTCCCCCGAGCCAGGTCACCCGTGATCGTCCGCCGCAGCCCACTGCCTGACAGGGGCTGCTCGGGAGCCGCCACTAAGGTTTACATCATCATAAGAAGAACAAGCAACATGGCAGCAATCCCATCCAGCGGTTCACTTGTAGCAACCCATGACTACTACCGAAGGCGTCTGGGTTCCACTTCCAGCAACAGCTCCTGTGGAAGTGCTGAGTACTCTGGGGAAGTGATCCCCCACCATCCTGGTCTTCCCAAATCAGACCCAGGCCACTGGTGGGCAAGCTTCTTCTTCGGGAAGTCGAGTCATCCGTTCATGACAACTGTATTGGAATCCCCAGAGCACTCAGGAACTTTCCAGGTTGCTCATGGCACGATCACCTGTGACCTGGCTCAGGAGGCCATGAGGAAGCGGCATGTCAGCGAGCCCAGCAAGACCAACACTGGGCCTTCTGCATGAGCAGCAGCACCCTCCTTGCTGCTCCCTCGCTTCTGAAGTGTGCTAGGCATCAGagcccatttccccctcccctcccccccttccctctcccacctatTCCCTTAGAATAGATAGGCTGCTTAAGTGTAGAAGtagttgtgttgtgtgtgtggtttttttttaaaaaggaaaacaaaagcaaaacaccaaaaaacaggcaaaagaagCCACACTGttattatatgtttttttttactatctgaATCACCTATGTGCTTTTCAGCAACCTCAGTAACTTGTTCACTTTGTACTCAACAGAAACTAATAAACTTTGagcagccttttaaaaaaaaaaatgtagactgAGGCAACTTGGACCCATTGGCAGCAGGGGTCAGGAGGGGTGTGGCAAAACTGGCAGAGACAGGAATCATTAATAGACCCTCAGGTAAATGCTACCCATGTCCCTGTTATGTTGACCCACTTGGTCAGATCAATGGGGATGATGAGTATTTCTAGGCCCAGGGTAGAAAAAGTTGTTATAAACACAGATCCAATAGGAATTAAGCCTGCAGACGACACAACCCACTGGAGGCCAGGGGTGAAGGTATGGCTCAAGTGGCTGAGatcagaaaggaaacaaaagagggTAGCTAGGGCCAGAAGCTCAAGCCAGTGAGCAAGATGGGGATGGCCATACATAGAAAGCAAAGAGTTAACTACAGGACCAGGCTCCATAGCTGGCACAGCGACATGTAACTTGGGAGATCCAATAGACAAAGTAACAAGGAACAAGGAGAATggatgcaataaaaaaaaaactgaatgaaaaGTAGAGTCATGTAACACACAATGTTCACCCCACATCTAGCATCTTGGGGGagtgtgttatggtaattaggatgggcctttttttttttactgttttctcttttagaatgccaAAGTAATCAAGCGTCTTTGATTGACAGGCCCACAccattttgctgattaggtatgaagccttcaggcTCTAAGAAGGGTATGTAtactgaggttagcattttgctttgggcctctcactcactggaggagtgtCATTTGATTtagccagacgagactctggatTTCAcagagcctcctggctttgaaaaacccagatgctggtgcttttctggtaactatgtactgctTGGACGGACAACTAGTAGCCTGTGTGCTGATTggtgtttatttgctctatttatataatgtatgcacgtaatttctgtttgtatttgctctgaagttcagggtgctggctcttccttctgaagtaagtgaatgttatatgtatgtttgattaaagtgagactgtaaaccctttaaagttgctttccttagaaaagcagatcaaagaacttatgctggcagtccttctgtgtgctggtgtcgttggtcttacacagccacagtagctgctagcaatattgctGTTTCAGAGTGATCTACTATTGCTGTTGTCTGCTTCTTTTTCTGAATCAGAAGGAGCTTCAGATCACCAATAGTGGTTTGAGCTGTCTATTGGGGGTTGGGGTCCTCTTTAGATGAGACACATGTATCCAGCTAGCAACTCCCTTCAGCTTTGTGGTGGAAGGATTAGTCAGGAGGACTTAGTAGGGTCCTTTACACCTGGGCTACAGAGCATCCTTGCTCAGGTGTCATTTCCAATAGATGCATTTTGTGGGTTCCAGCTGCAAGGTAGACTGGTCAAGGGCTGTGTCTCTAGAAAATGATTGAGAAACAAGGTAGTTAGGGTCATGAAAGTTTTGAGCAAGTCCCCTGCAGTAGGACAGAAGGGAAACCTTGGTGATGAGGCAGTCATTGTGGGCCAAAACAAAGGCCATCAAGTGCCCAGTGATGATCCCAAAGGgtcaaaaggaaaacttcccccAAAAAGTTGCCCTAAGTTTCAGAAAGTCTAGGCGATGtacttcagcacttcttaaattgtgggtcatGACCCATGGTTTAAGGAGCCCTGAaagggtcatgagtggaaaaaagcATAAGAAGTCCTGGTCTATGTCAAGGTGAACACAAGTCATCTAAAATTTAGCAAGATGAACCTTAATAATCCCATTGACATGCTCTACCAGACCCAAAGATTGGGGTGGTAAGCACTGTGTAGGTGCTGAAGTGCCAGCCAAGCAGCCAGCAACTGGGAGACAACTGAACCAGTGAAAGGGTTTCTTTGTCAGTATGAATCTTTTGGGGATGCCCCagaaaatgagggctttatcagaaacactggctgtacaaattgtttcctagctttctactttccttctaatcttggttgcattggttttgtttgtgcaaaacctttttaatttactgtaatcaaaattatccagtttgcatttcataacattctctgtctcttgtttggtcatatattcttcctttctccattgatctgacaggtaaactattccttgctctcctaatttacttatgatatcaccctttatgtcaaaatcatgtattcattttgaccttatcttcgtATATGCTGTGAGATATCGGTCTATGCCTTGTTTCTGCCTtactattttccacttttcccagcagttttgatCAAATGgtaaattcttatcccagaagctggagtatttgggtttatcaaacagtagattactatgatTATctactactatgtcttgtgtacctaacctattccactgatccactgctcTATTTTTTTTAGCCAGTACTAGAACTGTTAGACAGCTTTAGATCTAGTACGGCTAGaacaccttcctttgtatttctttttcattaattccatgatattcttgaccttttggccttccagatgaatttcattatttttctaggCCTatcaaatatttttggtagtttggcatggcactgaataagtaagctaatttaagtagaattataatttttattgtattagctcagcccctatgagcaattgatatctaattgtttatatctgactttatttgtgggaaaaCTGTTTTGTAATGATGGTCATATAGTTCCTATATGACCATAGATAAACCATATGGTttatcttggtaggtagactcccaaatattttatattgtctaattatttgaaatggaatttatctATCTCTTGCTGATGGGTTTCTTTGgttacatatagaaatgctgatgatttctctGGGTTTATTTTCTGTCCTGCAGGTTtgataaagttgttaattatttcaagtagttttttagttaattttctGGG
This region of Trichosurus vulpecula isolate mTriVul1 chromosome 3, mTriVul1.pri, whole genome shotgun sequence genomic DNA includes:
- the LOC118843533 gene encoding pancreatic progenitor cell differentiation and proliferation factor-like → MAAIPSSGSLVATHDYYRRRLGSTSSNSSCGSAEYSGEVIPHHPGLPKSDPGHWWASFFFGKSSHPFMTTVLESPEHSGTFQVAHGTITCDLAQEAMRKRHVSEPSKTNTGPSA